In the genome of Anthonomus grandis grandis chromosome 15, icAntGran1.3, whole genome shotgun sequence, the window CAACTCGCTAGTTCTGGCAGGTTAgagctaaataaaaaaaatatttctaaataaataacaactaataataataattataataataatattcataaatatttcaCTTAGGAGGCTTACGAAATTATGcaggaaaaacaaattaaaatagacaaaacaggtataagaattttttcccttacaaatacataaaaaaacacatttagaAGAATAATAGCTTTGCCAAGATTCTCCGTAAATAGGAAGCTGGAAAAATAAACTATGTCCAGTGGTTTTAGTATCTAGCAATTCTATCCTTTTATCGATTTATTGACTTGACACGTGTTTTACTAGCGATATTCTTCTTCAGGGTCTTTaattttcttctgaaaatttaTGTTAGCGCAAGAAGCGTCGAATGGTTAATCAACTGTCTTGGCGCAGTATCATAAAATATGTGTTTctattttaatacatttgaaaaaataaataaattaaaataaataccaaaaggGTTACTTTATACTACTCCTACtttgtaagaatattttattcctACATAGTTATATATTGAGATACTAAAGGGCTCTTTAGATTTTAATCAATAGTTTGGTATGAATAATGTGAGATTACATGTCATATCACccataactttaaaaaaatattatgaagcTTTTAAGGAAATCGTGGACATCTATCGTGGTCATGTTTATAAAAGCAATTTAGTTGCTACAGACgagcaaaaaatatacatatgcaagaaaaactgaaatattttataattaacacAATCTTGCTTTTCTAGAATGTGGGATGGTTAAAAGACAGAGTCGGGTAGTAGGAGGAAACATAACAAAAACGCATGAATTTCCATGGATGGCGGGTCTTAGCCATGGTGGGGAATATCACTGTGGTGCCGCACTAATTACTAAGAAACATGTCATCACTGCGGCACATTGTGTAAATGGGTTAGTaaattacctattttaaaataatttgctcaataaatttttcattaacaaatatgtatatatttcataaaaaacatttttagttgaCTATAAAATCTTATTATATTCTAATTCATAGGTTTGCCAGAAAAGATCTTTTAGTTACCTTAGGAGATCACGATAGAAAATCATCAAATCGACTGAGTCATATCGAAGTACGAGGAGTACGCTCAGTAAGAAAGCATGAACATTTTGATGTTGGTAGCTACAATAATGATATAGCTATTTTGGAAATGGATGCTCCAATCAACTTTGATGATAATGTTTACCCAGTATGCCTGCCCAGTTATGGtaacaatgttttttattaagctTATTTTCCACtacaagtttttaatattttagaaaacaatgattttacTGGTCGATTAGGAGTAGTAGCTGGTTGGGGTAAAACAACAGAAAATGGCATTTCATCTGATATCCTTCGGAAAATAGCTGTGCCAATATGGAGCAGCGAAGACTGCCATAATTCTGGATATGGAGAGGATAAAATTTCTGGAAATATGTTCTGTGCTGGATTTTTAGAAGGACTAGTAGATTCATGccaggtaaaaaatatttatttattattaaggatTAATATATCGCAACAcatttatatgtataattaCAGGGTGATAGTGGCGGACCCCTTCAAATCAGCAATATGTTTGGTGATATGGAACTCGCAGGTAAGATATATTTTATCAGaaagtaattaaagaaaacataatatttttttaaacattttacatATACATTCAAGTATATAGAAACACACATTTTAGAAGCAGGTATTAGGCTTACAGTTATTCGctcaagaataaataaaaatatttgttactgGACCTCATAAACTGATAAAAGCTATTTTTCATATAGTGTACTATAAAATAATCGCTCCAAGGATTTCTTTTTATGGATCTTTAAATGACCATAACTAGTCATAGGCTACTTTAGATTTATTTACTCAGAATATAAAAAAGAGTCAAAAAGAAATTCTTTAAAGTTCTTAGGGACCCTAATGATAAGTCTTCGGGACCAATCTTAAGAGAAGATCCAAATAGTTTGAcgtgatatattattataaatataaaacttttatgttAATAGTGCAACTGAAACTGTTACTCTATAACTGTACTTTTTGGTAATGAAATTAATGCTTCAAAAttccatattatatattattatatattccaTATATACTCGTATTAGAATGACGCTGTGAAATCTCATCTTAATTTAGGATTTTTAGGtactttttactttattattttagtacCCTTGGCTtgtctcttttattttttaaaaaaaattatttttacaggtGTTGTATCATGGGGCCGAGGTTGCGGCCGCCCAAATTTGCCCGGAGTCTACACGAAAGTCGCTAACTATCTACACTGGATCGAAGAACACATGGAAGGGGAATGTGCTTGCCAAAAGTCTTTTACAAAGTACTTTTAATACGGTAAACtgtaacttaaaattttagaacGTAACACCGAACCagcataaattattatttatgtattatcTAGTCAACTTTTGTGCTAATAATGCTTTTTTAGcacaaaattaagtaaaaacttataattttttttctgtgaaaAACTTAATAAggctaaattaataaaacaaatacaaattataATTAGGAGGAGCAtccgaaacaaaaaaaattatctttatagTAGGAAATACAAAGTAATAATTCTTAGGCCttgattgttattttttttaacttaaaattagtaattatgcactgttaaataatattgttttattcaaAGTGTATAGAAAAATAGCATAATATGTTAGAGAAGAATACATACGCTAGAATTACACTATTGCAACACATTTAATTTATTCTGGCACTTTGACCAAAGATGaatttttgtttcaataaatgttacttattataaatattgtttttttttaataaatttgcatagtTTCTTGTCTCTTGAAATAGTTCTTTATATTCTACATGTATCAGTTCAATACCAAATCGTGCAAAGAACGATACTTTTTTATGATGATATGCCCGGTGCGTTAagcaaacctttttttttatcgcATTGATAGATGCGCATATCACAAAATCGATGGCTATAGACatagctaaaaaaaatttaaaatatggtaaaaaatataattaaaacaaagatatctaaaataacaattaaatcataattttaattgaatcacagcaataaaaaatatatcagaaaAGTTTTAGTCATAAGTCTCGCATCTTAAATTGATTTGAGaaggtgacacgtgtttcgccgtCTTAAACGGCATcttcagacctaaataaaaaaaacggttttgatctaaatccgttaaaaaatataaaaatgaaaactgcttatttaAAACATCTAAAACAGTCACTAATGCAACCGGGAGAGAAAATTAAGACGTGCATATTATtacacaaaataataaattttaaactatggttaacttttaagaattcattccgaaaaaaatataaataaagcgAATAGATGCAacatttaactaaattaaaaaattaaaaatatgaattttgccGTTCTACCAAAGGCCAGAACCCAAAGCCTACACGCTCAAATAAAACGTCAATCTTCTAAATCgtcaaaatcgctcttatcgtgcgggtgtatcaaattatcaacgacaaacttttgtagttacgtttcattttaatttgcgcaacaacgttttttaactacaacgcgtcagataaacgaaacagatatatgcagcgttaatgtaGCAAAAGAAGCTAAAATGATAAATGCCAGTGGctctaaaacaattactttcataacaaatatgcctgtctcgtttcgattgacggatgacattatttgtcacaagataatttaaatttcaaattatggaaaagaaaaagcctttttgtggatttctaaatcctcaagccaaaaaaatggtacttaatgttattaattactttgagaacgaaaaagaaaataaagctttgcctaagaatgtacaagaagaagtagctaaggcgcttggaattagtttaagaatggtgcaaaaggttgtatatgaaaacaagaacaatcatattaccaagaaggaaaaaaagtgtaaaaggaagaagccgaagactgaagatttaggtgaatgtgtaaaaatggaagtaagggataggatttatgcactatataggctaaaaacaaatataacgctgccatttctgagggatgtttaaagcaacgcggcactttggaatttggactttctgctttatcaaaataattaaaggcataggttttcgctataaaaaagactgcaataaaagatatttgtgtgaactaccaaatattgtggTAGTATTGTGTAAATAATTCTGAAAAATACTTGACAATATTTTGGAATTAAAGTAACTGTTTTGACTGTGGTTGATTCTAATTTGCATAAATTacaaaccattttatttatattaattaatgtttaacATTGAGTTGAATTATGCACACAGTTTCTCTAATGGATCCGTCGTGCTCTGCTGAGGGCTACTAGCGGCTAATGAGGTATTCTGTTTTGAAGAACTTAATGTCTGGCGGTGGGTAAACTATAGTTTACTGAAACATTTAAGCCTAGCTCGCCAGaatgctgggcactccccgataTCGTTGTCTGCACTTTTATCCTCCTCTCAACTCCATCAACATTCGGGGTTTTCATAATACCAATGGTGTGGAGATGGCTTTCTAAATGCCAGTGCCCGGTTAAATTACCTATTACTAGCCAGATTTTTCTCTTTATGCACAGTGCTTCCGTGCACTTTTGATAGATCCATTTGTCCAGCAAGCTCTTTTCATTGATTCAACAGCGACACAATTGGCTATATGAATTGTAAGCTTGTGGTTTACTAACGATTTTTCAAATCCAAGTCTAACAAGTCCGTTTCCTCGTTTCCTGCATAGCCTAACTGATCATGTACCCAGAGAAGCTGAACCCTGCAGCCCACCTTTACCAGTTTCTCAAGGAGAATAATACCCTCTAGTAGGAGTTTGGAGCTCATCTTTTTAGCCGTTATATCTTTATTGGTAGCTCTGCTATCGAAATAGATTAATTCCACAGTATTATTCTGCTCGCAATTCGAGATTTTCTGTCGGTATTTCCAAACAGCGAAAACTTCAGCCTGGATGACAGTAGCGTAGTTCCCTAGCAAGTATGCCGTTCTGTTCTATAGAGTTGCACCACAGCCCCTTGCATCAACTGTATTGTTCATTCTGAAGTTATCTATATGGCAGATAGTACATCTATTTAGCAATTAATTGGAGTCCTTGTCCCCTGTCAATTGGAATCCTGTCACTGTTCTCTGCTTGTGATATGGCTCACATAACTCTTACTATCCATTGTCACAGGTGCTATATAGTCAGTGCCATTCAAGTGCCAAGGAAATTCCTGTACGGCTTGTGTCCAGATTTTTGAATTAACCAATCGCATCAGGTCGTAGGTCACCAAGCGCATGTAGCCTATGCGCACTCCCCAATACCTTGATATGCACCACAGGGTCTACGGTCTACGGTCTATATAAGGAAGGCTGCATTTAATGCGTTGGATTCTATTCAGTTGCTTTGTACAGAGCCACCATCGTATGTGAGAAGCGGTTCGATGCAATAGATGAGTAGATCCAGTGAAGTATCTTTTGGGGAAGGCCCAAAGCACGTAGGTGATAACAAGCAATGTAATATAGTGAACAAACATGTAAGCCTGAGATTTGTGTAATCATTCCAGAAAAATTTGGAATCTAATATGATCCCTAGACTGCCTCCCAGAGACAGAACGGGTGCTCTACCTATTACGGCTCCTTGTGAATAGTAGAAGCGCTATTTTTTTGGAGTTGATCCTAAGGCCCTCCAAGAGGCACCATTTGTCCACTAGCCCTCATTATTTAGCGCTGTATTGTGGCGGCATCCTTTCCttggcaaaggattaccaggtCATCATCGTAGGCCTGCAACATTTGACGTTGATAGaaatatactatttatttatatcatctAACAAGTTTACGTCTAACGTCACCAGGTATGAACCTGGTGACGAATAAATGTTAGCTGTTTGAACATCCAAAATCAAAGAATATATAGGCGATGTTTACTTGCAAATGAGACTCTGGTTATAACAAATTgtgagcaatttaaaaaatgtgcatgTTTAAGTAGCCGGAAATATAACACAAGAAGCAGTCCCAGCATAAATTTGATCTTAATATTCCCAATAagcttattgaaaattattttttttctaaataataaaatgccttgttaattttattatttgataaagttttaaatattgcagAGCGTACTTTTAAGATGATGgtgtttttttcatatataagATGTACTGTAACCAAGTTCTTGAAGATAGTCAGAGATAGTCCTAATCAATAGACTTCTCGATCATCTGATTTTAATCCTATCAACTATTACCTTTAGGACCATCTAAAATTCAAAGTTTATAGCGCAGATATTATGAATTAGGATCAgatgatatattttaaaataagccttttttaatataataagcctttattttttaacaggcaacctgcccaataacaggaaacagttgcaaaacaatgaaaaatatagtttaaaaaaaaacacaaaacaaacctaaaagaatgaatagaaactcaaaaaaagtcacaatctcaaaagttatccaagaaattagaacaaataactattaatatgatataaaaacccaagtatagataaaagtttaacaagataatcacatattcaacaaaattaaattaaattaactgcaatatacctactaactataatttaaacacatgggtcttaatcccaagagtaatgatctaccaagatatcgacaatcacatgaaccggagagaaatttatatcgcacatgtgacagatccgattaaatatagcgcatattgtatatagtggcgatttcaacaggatgttagtataaggccttggcagaaaaatgttaggggatgtctagcattaagcctaggcaccatgaaacgtacaccagagagaagtacaggactatcaattaatccattcagtaatccatgcaggaattttacagagaagatcattcttctgagatataatggatgtagattgaagcgttccaatagttgccgatgatcaaaccctctaactggatatatgccatcctgcctaaAGGCCAAaaagcaaatctacgctgaacagattcaaggagaccaacatgattctgatagagcgggttccatataatgcagccgaactccagttttgatctcacaaagcaacagaaaggCAGTCTTAATATAGATTCCAAAGAAAAACTCTGAGAGCTTCTATcttgttgaagtgtggaacgaatgtaaattcagagtcaaaggtgataccaagatcagtaatttgctccaatctactcaaaatagtatcattaataaagtaatcaaaatttaaaggtgtttttGATCtggagtaactgaccacactacgtttagccgcattcaagcctaacctgttaacaacGCATCATACcaccaatgtatttagacagtacTGAAGAAAAACACAGTCATCCAAACCATATACCTTTAAGTATAGCTTCAAATCGttggcaaaagccagcctatgacaagtgagtgactcaatcaagtcctttataaaaaaactaaacaggagcggaccccgGTTCGAGTTCTGTGGCACATCCGACgatacgttaaaaagtttcgatttaaagccctcatattcaacatattgagatctaccaatcaggtaggaatgaaataaattaaataatctccctgaaaaaccatactgagttaatttatgcagcaaaatatagtgatctatccgatcaaaggctttttggaagtcggtataaataacattttcttaatgaaacaaacaaaaaagtttcaggGCATTATTTCATATTCAAACTTTTACTAAAGCTTGACctgaagtttttattttgatagtcTTATGATTCAGGTAGGCTAATATAAGTAAGTTTACGAACTGTGAAAAATTACCGGATTATTTAAGAGTTGTagctaaattgaaaaaataagttTCTTGGAATCTCCTAAATAAAAGACCgtatatttaagaaaagtttAGATATTCTTTTAAAACCATCCATAAAACGTTGAGAAATatactttttctaattttgccTTATAAGTTAAGCCTATAAGCcgttaatataatataaaacaaataatgactcaaaagctttagaaagattaaataaaatgcgAACAGAGGATTGACATTGGGGCATCAAtgtaaaatatatcttttattgactattgtttagtttttaaaaaaaaaattatgtgtcATCAAGATATTGTTTTAGTGAGTATTTAAAAGATAACGGTTATTACTTAGTGGTGTTGAAAtaccatattttaaacaaatactaTATGTTTAGTTAAGCatttgtatatatgtataattgTAACTTAATACACAGTAAATGTATTAAGTAATATAAATTGGTATTACATAATAACACGGTCAGAAGCCGCCACAAAAAGATTCTAGTAAAACCATAGGGATATGCATCGACAAGAACCAGAAACAACAACGAATGTGCGGAAGCGAAAAAGTCAACACctattgtatttaaattcagTTTATCGACTTATTTCTTAATAAGCAGTCGCTTTCAATGTCAAatgtcacatattttttaaatttgcattgaccgctaaaatgtatatttattttttatcaaggTAAGGCCGTATTCGTAATTTGATtgcaaattctttttttttcagttgattatataagtataaatatgatataaaatgTCAAGTGCAAAAGTATGAATATTTGGCCAGCAAATTGTAGTGTGAATTAAGTGAGTAAAGTCATTGAAACAAACGAAAGGACAATGGCTTTTATACACATATTAAACAGAGTAAAATTTCTgctgaattttattattaagtaaagaTTAACTTACTAAtatcacattttaaattatgaatatttttttcgatTACACAAGGCCGAACATCTTATTcgttaaaatataaacaaattttagtttaaatactCGTCATGATGATTATTGATTATATTGAGGTAAATGTCCCAATTAGTAACCTTTTAAGTCCATTTTGTGCCTGggtattttgaattaatttgaggtaagtaaaaaatattcactAATTGGAACATAGTCACTAATTAAGACtgaaatttcaagtaaatctttaaattaaacGTCATTCTAAAATTGGTTTACGGCAAcctattttggtttttaaacaGTCTAAATGCTCTACGATAAAAAgagatgaaaaatatttttttctacaataaaaaaaatgtctttggaATAAAGCATCAAATTCATTGTAGTGTCTCTTAAACAAATTgttgtatttatattgtaaaaatagtgcctctcatttaaaaaatatttattgcagtTCGTAGTCATTCTGGCTTACATCTATGTAATCTACGATCATCACGATTTTTATTCTGCTCAGATCATCGAAAACATCGTCTTCTAGAGAAGCAGCATGACCTTCAAAACAGCGAGGTTTAGAAACTCTACCATCAATATACCAACCGCAATCGAATGCACAAAATTTGACGCATGTGGAATGTGTAGTATTTATCGATACAAAATTGTTATAGGCTGTTCGCATAATTTTCTGCTTCAAAGATTTCTAGGGCGGTAAAATTTGAGCGAAATCGAAACctctgatttttttagaaagtacTTTTTACCTTTACTTATTCCATATATTGtttgacaaaatttaaaaaaggcgCTGTTAACACTTTAGCAATTTCTTACTCTATAATTTTGGTCAAATGGATTTAATAGAAATgcgaaattttcttaaaaaacaatgaagccttcaaaaatgttaaaagtctTACCCtgcctatattaaaaaaacgatgCGGTATAATTATAGCCTGTGAAAGC includes:
- the LOC126745364 gene encoding proclotting enzyme-like; its protein translation is MVKVILSLVLIFSVLLGFISSLPLEKKNRVQRSARSYCNCECGMVKRQSRVVGGNITKTHEFPWMAGLSHGGEYHCGAALITKKHVITAAHCVNGFARKDLLVTLGDHDRKSSNRLSHIEVRGVRSVRKHEHFDVGSYNNDIAILEMDAPINFDDNVYPVCLPSYENNDFTGRLGVVAGWGKTTENGISSDILRKIAVPIWSSEDCHNSGYGEDKISGNMFCAGFLEGLVDSCQGDSGGPLQISNMFGDMELAGVVSWGRGCGRPNLPGVYTKVANYLHWIEEHMEGECACQKSFTKYF